In one Brachyhypopomus gauderio isolate BG-103 unplaced genomic scaffold, BGAUD_0.2 sc81, whole genome shotgun sequence genomic region, the following are encoded:
- the atp1a3b gene encoding sodium/potassium-transporting ATPase subunit alpha-3b gives MGDKDKDSPKKKGGKDLDDLKKEVPLTEHKMSVEEVCRKFQTDIVQGLTNAKAAEVLARDGPNALTPPPTTPEWVKFCRQLFGGFSILLWIGAILCFLAYAIQAATEDEPAGDNLYLGIVLSAVVIITGCFSYFQEAKSSKIMESFKNLVPQQALVIREGEKMQINAEEVVGGDLVEVKGGDRIPADLRIISAHGCKVDNSSLTGESEPQTRSPDCTHDNPLETRNIVFFSTNCVEGTARGIVICTGDRTVMGRIATLTSGLETGKTPIAKEIEHFIQIITGVAVFLGITFFILSIVLGYTWLEAVIFLIGIIVANVPEGLLATVTVCLTLTAKRMARKNCLVKNLEAVETLGSTSTICSDKTGTLTQNRMTVAHMWFDNQIHEADTTEDQSGASFDKTSVTWVALARVASLCNRAVFKAGQDSLPILKRDVAGDASESALLKCIELSCGSVKQMRERNKKVAEIPFNSTNKYQLSVHETEDPNDNRYLLVMKGAPERILDRCSTILLQGKEQPMDEELKEAFQNAYLELGGLGERVLGFCHVLLPEDQYPKGFAFDTDDVNFQTDNLCFVGLISMIDPPRAAVPDAVGKCRSAGIKVIMVTGDHPITAKAIAKGVGIISEGNETVEDIAARLNIPVSQVNPRDAKACVIHGTELKDMSQDQIDDILRNHTEIVFARTSPQQKLIIVEGCQRQGAIVAVTGDGVNDSPALKKADIGVAMGIAGSDVSKQAADMILLDDNFASIVTGVEEGRLIFDNLKKSIAYTLTSNIPEITPFLFFIIVNIPLPLGTITILCIDLGTDMVPAISLAYEAAESDIMKRQPRNPMRDKLVNERLISIAYGQIGMIQALGGFFSYFVILAENGFLPSHLVGIRLSWDDRSCNDLEDSYGQEWTYEQRKIVEFTCHTAFFVSIVVVQWADLIICKTRRNSVFQQGMKNKILIFGLFEETALAAFLSYCPGMDIALRMYPLKPSWWFCAFPYSFLIFVYDEIRKLLIRRNPGGWVEKETYY, from the exons ATGGGG GACAAAGACAAGGACTCCCCCAAGAAGAAGGGGGGAAAGGATCTGGATGACCTGAAGAAGGAAGTGCCTCTG ACAGAACATAAGATGTCAGTGGAAGAAGTATGCCGGAAATTCCAGACAGACATAGTTCAG GGACTGACCAATGCGAAGGCAGCTGAGGTCCTGGCCCGCGACGGCCCCAATGCCCTGACTCCGCCCCCCACCACGCCCGAGTGGGTCAAGTTCTGTCGGCAGCTCTTTGGAGGCTTCTCCATCCTGCTGTGGATCGGAGCCATTCTCTGCTTCCTAGCTTACGCCATCCAGGCTGCCACGGAGGACGAACCCGCTGGAGACAAT CTGTACCTGGGAATCGTGCTGTCGGCTGTAGTCATCATCACCGGCTGCTTCTCCTACTTCCAGGAGGCTAAGAGCTCCAAAATCATGGAGTCATTCAAGAACTTAGTCCCACAG CAAGCATTGGTGATCCGCGAAGGAGAAAAGATGCAGATAAATGCTGAGGAGGTGGTGGGAGGTGACTTGGTGGAGGTGAAAGGGGGTGACAGAATTCCGGCTGATCTTCGCATCATCTCCGCCCATGGCtgcaag GTGGATAATTCCTCTCTGACTGGTGAATCAGAGCCACAGACACGATCGCCCGACTGCACCCATGACAACCCGTTGGAGACCCGCAACATTGTTTTCTTCTCCACTAACTGTGTAGAGG GCACTGCCCGTGGCATTGTTATATGTACTGGTGATCGCACTGTGATGGGCCGCATCGCCACTCTGACCTCAGGGCTGGAGACGGGCAAGACGCCCATCGCCAAAGAGATCGAGCACTTCATCCAAATCATCACTGGCGTGGCTGTTTTCCTGGGTATCACATTCTTCATCCTGTCCATCGTCCTGGGATACACTTGGCTGGAGGCCGTCATCTTCCTCATTGGAATCATTGTTGCCAACGTGCCTGAGGGGCTCCTGGCTACTGTTACT GTGTGTTTGACGCTGACGGCTAAGCGTATGGCTCGGAAGAACTGCCTGGTGAAGAACCTGGAGGCTGTGGAGACGCTGGGTTCCACCTCCACCATCTGCTCAGACAAGACAGGCACCCTGACACAGAACCGCATGACTGTAGCCCATATGTGGTTTGACAACCAGATCCATGAGGCTGACACCACTGAGGACCAGTCTG GTGCGTCGTTTGACAAGACCTCGGTGACGTGGGTGGCTCTTGCCCGGGTGGCCTCCCTGTGTAACAGGGCGGTGTTTAAAGCAGGCCAAGATTCTCTACCAATCCTGAAGAGAGATGTGGCAGGCGACGCCTCCGAGTCCGCCCTGCTCAAGTGCATCGAGCTCTCCTGCGGCTCCGTCAAGCagatgagagagaggaacaAGAAAGTGGCTGAAATCCCATTCAATTCCACCAACAAATACCAG CTGTCTGTCCACGAGACGGAGGACCCCAACGACAACCGCTACCTGCTGGTGATGAAGGGGGCGCCAGAGCGCATCCTGGACCGCTGCTCCACCATCTTGCTGCAGGGCAAAGAGCAGCCCATGGACGAGGAGTTGAAGGAGGCCTTCCAGAACGCCTACCTGGAGCTGGGGGGCCTGGGGGAGCGAGTGCTGG GATTCTGTCATGTCCTGCTGCCTGAGGACCAGTACCCCAAAGGTTTCGCGTTTGACACGGATGACGTTAACTTCCAGACTGACAACCTGTGCTTCGTGGGCCTGATATCCATGATCGACCCGCCCCGCGCTGCCGTGCCCGACGCGGTGGGCAAGTGCCGCTCGGCCGGCATCAAGGTCATCATGGTGACTGGGGACCACCCAATCACAGCCAAGGCCATCGCCAAAGGTGTGGGCATCATCTCGGAGGGCAATGAGACCGTGGAGGACATCGCTGCCCGTCTCAATATTCCAGTCAGTCAGGTCAACCCCAG ggatGCCAAAGCGTGTGTGATTCATGGCACTGAGCTGAAGGATATGTCTCAAGACCAAATCGATGACATTCTGCGCAACCACACGGAAATCGTCTTTGCCAGGACATCTCCTCAGCAGAAGCTCATCATCGTAGAGGGCTGTCAgcgacag GGGGCCATTGTTGCTGTAACCGGTGATGGTGTGAATGACTCTCCCGCCCTGAAGAAGGCCGACATCGGTGTTGCCATGGGGATTGCTGGCTCCGACGTGTCCAAACAAGCTGCTGATATGATCCTTCTGGATGACAATTTTGCCTCCATCGTCACAGGCGTTGAAGAGG GTCGCCTGATCTTTGACAACCTGAAGAAATCCATCGCCTACACACTGACCAGTAACATCCCAGAGATCACGcccttcctcttcttcatcatTGTCAACATCCCACTGCCCTTGGGCACCATCACCATCCTCTGCATCGACCTTGGCACAGACATG GTTCCTGCCATCTCTCTGGCCTATGAAGCAGCTGAGAGTGACATCATGAAGCGTCAGCCCCGAAACCCAATGAGGGACAAGCTGGTGAACGAGCGTCTCATTAGCATCGCCTACGGACAGATTG GTATGATCCAGGCTCTGGGAGGCTTTTTCAGTTACTTTGTCATCTTGGCAGAGAACGGTTTCCTCCCATCTCACCTAGTGGGCATTCGGCTATCATGGGATGACCGCTCGTGCAATGACCTAGAGGACAGCTATGGACAGGAATGG ACCTATGAGCAGAGGAAGATTGTGGAGTTCACATGCCATACAGCCTTCTTCGTCAGCATCGTGGTGGTGCAGTGGGCCGATCTCATCATCTGCAAGACCAGACGAAACTCTGTGTTCCAGCAAGGGATGAA AAATAAGATTTTGATATTCGGGCTGTTTGAAGAGACGGCCCTGGCTGCGTTCCTTTCCTACTGTCCAGGGATGGATATAGCACTCAGGATGTACCCACTAAA GCCTTCCTGGTGGTTTTGTGCATTCCCGTATAGCTTCCTAATCTTTGTGTATGATGAGATCCGAAAACTTCTAATCCGCCGAAACCCTGGAG GTTGGGTGGAAAAGGAGACGTACTATTGA